GAATGCTAAAAGGAGGGACCTATAGCTATGACACCTTCGATCTGAGTTTTACTGTACTGTCTATTACAGTGCAAAGACAAGTTCCTCGAGGACCCTGTAGGCGAAGTTCATATCGCCACCTCTAGGGCTTCACTGAGCAAAGCGAGCGCGTAATTGTCCCGGTAACTATACTTAAACAATGGGCCAAAAAACAGCGATTTATCTTGTGCGTACACGTATTACCATTTACGGAAGACAGAAGACGCAAACGTAAGGAGCagcgctggtggcgccatcttgagACGTCGAGTAACACCAGAGTTCGCAAAACTGCTACTACAATGACAAGGCCACGTGTTGCTTATCTGCTGGCGCATAGGCGTCTACAAGCAATACAATCACCTGTGTACATGGGTATTTTCCTGGAACGAGAGAAACGAGAAACACAGAAGAAAGATGCTTATGACATTTTGGGTGGTTCATCAAAGCACCACAAGATGCCGCTATCAGCCCCACTTTATGGGTGTACGTGCGGTTTGAAACTCCCGAATACCGCCGCACGTGAGTCCGAAACGCTTCTTCCGTAAACATGTGTTCTGGGTTAAGGACGCCTAATTTGGTTAGCGCAACGCGAGGTGCTTACTGCCAACGTAGACGGCAATAGGTTAGCGAGGGTCGCACTCCTAGAAGACAAGGGCTCCACGGGTTTGGCACACATAAACAGGCAGCTGACGCGCTGCATCCATCTGGAAACATCTGGTACGTCTGGCTCTTGCCAGGAGCATCGACAAGGTCTTACACCACGATGTCTGTGCCAGCGGCAGAAACGCGCGTCTACATCTGTAATTCACTTACGTGAGACGTCATGTCGACAGGAGGCAAAGACTCATTGGCGAGGTACATCATAAGCCCTCGTTATACCAGGGGCATACTACAGCAGCTGCTTTTTAGCACACTTGCCAAAGTGGCTACCTTTAGTGAAACAATACAGTAATATGCAGTCCAATAATTCTATACGACCCTCGCTCAATTCTCATGCAAAAGAATAACAGGAAATTTTACGAAATACATCATCCGTTCTGTTATTTTCCTATGGAAACACCTATACGACATAAAGCCTTTCCATCGTGACTTGATAACACCTTCTTTTTGGACTATTGAGCGTGCTTATAAAGTGCACGTGTTACCACTGTCCCTATAGTGCATTTGTGCAGTTGATCACGCGGGCTCGCAAAAGTCCAGAGGACATTATGGCAACTCCAAGGGAACCCTCGTTGGGGAGGTCTGTACAGAATTATTGGACGCATTAACGGAAGTTTTTCGACGAGAGTATACGTCCACTTAGTGGTGAGACGGGCCACCCGGCGTGCGGAAGTATAGAGGCGAGAAACAAACGGTGGCGCCCTCAGACGAGCGAGAATATAGGCACAGTGATGTTCGCCAGCATCTCCCTGCCGAACGTTATGGCCTGCGCTTCGGCCACGGGTATCACGTTCCACGGGTCGTGGTTCAGTATACTGGTGAGTAACATGGATATGGCCGACGTGAGATTGCCGAGTCCCTTGAGCAACACTTGGGCTTTGCCCATCCTCCATATCCGCACTACGTCTAGCCGGTTGTTGCCGTTCGCGAGCTGCGAGATCTGGATCCAGACGACGGTGCCCGAGAGCTTGATGTCGGCGTCGCCGTTGTACAGCAGGTGCCGGTGGTCGGTGAGCACGCGGTACTTGGCCGTCGCCATGATGCTGTCCAGGAGGATGACCAGGCCCACGGTGACGTCGCCGTTGCGGCAGATGACGTAGGCCGGCTTGCGGCGGGACAGCGTGTACACGTTGCGCGCCTGGACGTCGTACAAGAAGACCTGCGCAGACGACAAACCAGACGACCGAGTCTGAGTGAAGCGAAGAaaaatttacgcagatgacagaACACACTCATCGCCTGCTGGATCGCCCGTTTATCTTGGACCGCATCGCAGCCTTGTGTTACGTGCTTAGAACTCGTTACGAAGCGCGTACGTGTCGGTGGTCAGTATGTGTAATGCGTATGTTACCATGGCGTAAGTTACGTAAGTTGATGCGTAAGTTACCATGGCGCCATCCTTCCGCCTACGTTCTCGCGTATTTGTGTGAGTGCCAGCAAATTTACCCTAGAGAGTGCCGTCAGTGGGAGTCAGTGCCGCTAAGGACCAAGGATCCGGATGTGGGACATATTTGTTTAACCGCAGGCGTCACGTTGTACGTGAGCTTAGGATCAGGCAACCGGGGTAAAGTCTCTGAGGGCGCCTATGGGAAATGTCTGGTCGTGACCAATGTGACTCAGTTGGAAATTAGTGTTCAAGCTTATGAAGTGAGCAGCGAAAGAGGGCGAGGACCAGTAGACGACAACGGATGACTATAGTAGCCGATAATAAGGTTGTCGTCTGCTAGTAATCTCCATGCTCGTCGTATGCTAGCCGTCTGCTCTTGCTGCCCGCAGTGCATCACGTAACCATGACCATTTGTTTACAACCACGCACTAAGGTTGAGAGCTTTTCTttcggtaggggggggggggggctagttggtgttgcatTGTCGATGTTTTCCCAGCGCATCCGACAAAGACAACCGAatggacacacacagcgctgaactaaGCAAATTACTCGTTAGTTCAGCGTCCATTCTGTTGTCACTGTCTAATGCACTGGGGGTGAAACGGATTATACAACCATGCAGGTTATCTCATACCTGGAGATGCTCCTCGATGTAGATGGTGAAGTTGGGTCCTTGGATGGGCTCCATGGCGCGGATGAGACGCGTGGCGAATCGGAACAGGTAGTCGACGTAGTCGTCCAGCTCGGTGCCGTTGTTGCAGGGAACCTGGCGCTTGCTGATACGGTGCCCGTGGGGGGAGAAGGTGCGTGGCACCTCTGAGTGCGGTGTCGGCACAACCATCGACTCGAGCAGGTCCTGCACCTCGGTGGGCCTCGTGGACACCGCCTGGGAACGGATTCGGCCCGAGGTCATATATAACCGCGTATATATGCCGCTCATAAATGGCGGTAAATTGTACTTAACCCCCTATAATATAGAGTGCAGTCAACTTCTGCAAGGTGGCGCTGTAGGAGCAGGtttgttcagcgagagcagggcgaaagtaaacatgtccgcaatagagattagtaagaggcgaattggaagatcggtggaaggaaagtagggaaacgacagaaaacggagacgtacaaaaactaaagttcacaataggggtcagaaaatttggttatgggaattcatcatgtgttttttttttctttgttaacctaGATAGGGCGTTGGGCAGTATAAtaccaagagcttggtggcgcaacccactgccccgttccaaaggggacgctcataacatccatccatccatccatgctcaGCACGGTATGCATACGCCAGAGTCTTTGCCTTACATATATTAAAACACGATTTTGCGCCTGTATCACGTTGCTTTCTTCTTGCACAAGCTTCGCAGCAAAATTGAATTTCACGGCCCGGAATCACTTAATGTGACACTTGGCACTGTTACTTGGCATGgtttgtcaggaaaaaaaaaacgattttgcTTTCGTCTGTGCTTCTCGCAGTAACTGGTGGCCAAAATATGGCGGCTATGACGTCACAGGCCTTGTCGCTTTTGGTGTCTGTATAGCACACGGAAAAGCATGACCTTGTAGGTGTTAGTTTCTATTAATCACTGCAAGAACAATTGTACACGCGCGACGATCCCGccttggtggcgtagtggctaagGCGTTGCGTGCTACCAAgcccgaggtcgtgggatcgtacaccggccacggcggccgcgtttcgacggggttaaaaaaaagaagacaaaaaacgcccgtgtatcgtgaattgggtgcacgttaaagaaccccatattgttcaaaattaatccggagtccctcaccgTACGAAGTTCCTCATCATACGGAATCCCTCCTCATACGGTGTCCCTCATCAAACGGAGTCCCTCATGATACAGAGTCcctcaaatcgtggttttagcactcAGAACTCCGCGCCTTTCTTTAATGACATGAATCTCGCGTCCCGGCGTCACCTTGGTTATGACCCTGTTGAGCTTGTCCTCGACCATCTGGCGCACGTGGTCCACGATGCTGGAGCCGACCACGTCCATTACGTCGTCCTGGTTCTCGGACGGTGGTCGGGTCGCGACCTTGGCCGTCTGCAGGAACCGCCTGGTCACCTCATCGACGTGTGTCCTCAGGCCCGTCTGGGCCACCAGCAGGTCGTCCTTGTCGACGTGCAGCACACGGGCGAACCAGGACATGGCGGCGCGACCCAGCACCGCCTCGAACTGGCCGCTCTCGTCGACCACGCGCGACCCCTTCTCGCCTTCGCCGCTGATGTAGccctgggagagagagagagtgacgaTTGACGTGCGCACGCGCCGTCGCACTCAGTTATAAGCTTTTCGTAATTAGTGGGCGAAGAGCTTTAGCTTCAGCGTTTAGTAATAATCAGTTTTGTTGGCATGGGGCCCAAGAAAAACCTGGTGGCATATTAGTTCTGACTGGCGcacgcaatcaatcaatcaatcaatcaatcaatcaatcaatcaatcaatcaatcaatcaatcaatcaatcaattctatctatctatctatctatctatctatctatctatctatctatctatctgtctgtctgtctgtctgtctgtctgtctgtctgtctgtctgtctgtctgtctgtctgtctgtctgtctgtctatctgtctgtctgtctgtctgtctgtctgtctgtctgtctgtctgtctgtctgtctgtctatctatctatctatctatctatctatctatctatctatctatctatctatctatctatctatctatctatctatttgttTGTTTAATGTTCCCAGAAACAACACTGAGGTCTGAGTGCTGattcacacaaaaaaaacaacgaagaaatATAATTATGATAccgttaaaactcgatctaacgaaacccgattttcgaagttcccgatttaacgaagaaATTTCAATTCCCCGCCAAGTACCCATAAGATTCAATGTTGTCATcgacccgaattaacgaaactagcttgcattaaacccgatttaacgaagcttttccagaaataaataagtaaaaaagcGGTgtgatttctttttaattttgacGCAGGTGGGTTTTTCTTCGAGTGTGCGCTCTAACGCCATCTCGTTAaaacatcgaggcaccctagttgGGGCCCTAGTTTCATTTTTGACGAGGGTGCACGCCGCTCCCACGCACGGAACAACGCACTCAGCAGTCGCTAGCGTTCTTACgtaccagatggcgctaggggcgaCGGTATTCGGCCCCCACTCGCCTACTTTTTACACGCGCAGATGcgggttagcggcaaatacaatgcggCGGTACCTTTTGGGTGTCGCTACATTACAATATTAGACTTCGAAGGACCGAAAAGACCCCCTTACTCCATTTTCCGAACttctcgatttaacgaaataattccattgtggtcatcacttcgttaaatcgaattTCAACTGTaccgtgttttgtttttttcttacaAAAGGTGTTCCTGCAAGTACGTTTTCTTGCGCACCTAAGCGCACATATACATGCATGCTTGTGAGTGCGCAATCTACGCGCGCCGCGTAAGCAAAAGTGTAATCAACAAGCTAAAAGAGCGACAGGGCATACAAACCACTGAAACAGCGGAAGTGCAGGATGACAACATGCGCGTCTTAATTTTAAAAAACTAGTAAGTAACGCATAAACAACAATCTGCGAATTTCCTGACGGTATAAATCTCATGGCACCTGCacacaaataaaaagaagaaaagcttttaTGTTAGTGTGATGCACCATTTTCTAAGCAATCGCTTCACCTGTTTGTAACTGTCGATATAGGGGAGGTCTTCCGCGATAGAGTCGAACATCCATTGAAGCTCCACACAATCATCATTATATTTTATGTCCTCCCGTACAGGATGAAGGCATCTCCCAGAAGTCTCCAATAACGGCCTGCTTTCATCCAGAGCAGTGTTGTGGAGAGTACTGCTGTGCAGTTTCAATTCAATAACGCCGAATCTCTCACATCGCACCACACGTACCGGCCAATCGGCTGCTTTTACGCTAGATACACCATTATCAAGCCAACAACCACAGAAGATGGCTGAAGTGGCAAAGCAGCTGTCGCTTTAATACAAAAGTGTTGTCACCAATACTTCTTTATATCACAAGAACGGTCCTCGGCGGTCACAGTAAAGGGGCATTAGATGTGAAATGCCTGCTTTCATGAGGTAAACCTCTAGATTTAAAAaaattggagaacgcttaagcttcgcctttaagagttgaACACGATAGCATCAACATATCCCTCACTGCccctcacgctttccggcaaacTTCAGCGTATGTAACCTTAATGTCTGTCGGGAAACGCccgtggcgaacgctatgcacgaaggcgggctttctggtagaaacgcggcctcttgcgtgggccg
Above is a genomic segment from Dermacentor andersoni chromosome 8, qqDerAnde1_hic_scaffold, whole genome shotgun sequence containing:
- the LOC126529107 gene encoding uncharacterized protein, translated to MFSKEVCIAVMALCAVKLVTSGDEVVLPSSSSGVNITGNMRSMDEDQVMSLHELLKRKLERTRGLVSLGMDPFQAGSMGFLIQEPGAYINVSLTKVAVTGLSNFTIRDVATNNAAMRASVLMIMPRLEIRCAYRVKGYISGEGEKGSRVVDESGQFEAVLGRAAMSWFARVLHVDKDDLLVAQTGLRTHVDEVTRRFLQTAKVATRPPSENQDDVMDVVGSSIVDHVRQMVEDKLNRVITKAVSTRPTEVQDLLESMVVPTPHSEVPRTFSPHGHRISKRQVPCNNGTELDDYVDYLFRFATRLIRAMEPIQGPNFTIYIEEHLQVFLYDVQARNVYTLSRRKPAYVICRNGDVTVGLVILLDSIMATAKYRVLTDHRHLLYNGDADIKLSGTVVWIQISQLANGNNRLDVVRIWRMGKAQVLLKGLGNLTSAISMLLTSILNHDPWNVIPVAEAQAITFGREMLANITVPIFSLV